A window of Belonocnema kinseyi isolate 2016_QV_RU_SX_M_011 chromosome 9, B_treatae_v1, whole genome shotgun sequence contains these coding sequences:
- the LOC117180150 gene encoding collagen alpha-1(IV) chain-like, with protein MRILVVLLACFALGSATGRRTRVVNRARQLDLSDQPEDLDKLWDRVDIQKVSPRRNPFQSSTNAVEISTPTNSIKPRQFYPGLPSPPSSPGSPQGPESSGFPGSGGNPDSPNPSPGWPGSPTSPEGSGTPVTPGSPGLPGSPGSPNFPGSPGQPGSPNQTGQPEPPNKPGPPGTSGPSGGNWPGSPGFPGQPETPGSPGGSWPGSPSSPESPGQPGTPDAPGGNWSGAPGSPGQPDTPGSPGGNWPGSSGSPGKPGLPGSIGSPGQPSITGSPGAPTQPTHPTRPTRPTRPTRPTRPGHPHHPGHPHPPGQPTEPGGVWPGQPGTPGGGWPASPGSPGSPGQPGTPSGGWPGSPDSPGSSGRPGQPGTPGGGWPGSPGSPGSPEQPGIPGGGWPASPGSPGLPGESGTPSGGWPGSPGFPGSPGQPGTPSGGWPGFPGAPGSPGQPGQPGTSSGGWPGSAGSPGSPGQPGTPSSGRPGSPGSPGSPGQTGTPSSGWPGSPGSPGSPGQSGTPGGGWPASSGSPGSPGQPGQPGTPSGGWPGSPGSPGSPGQPGTPSSGWPGSPSSAGSPGQPGQSGTPGGGWPGSPGTPGSPGQPGQPGTPGGGWPSSPGSPGSPGEPGKPGTPSGGWPGSPGSPGLPGQPGTPSGGWPGSAGFPGSPGQPGQPGTPSGGWPGSPGSPGSPGKPGIPGGGWPASPGSPGSPGQPGKPGGGWPASPGSPGSPGQPGTPSGAWPGSAGFPESPGQPGQPGTPSGGWPGSPGSPGSPGQPGKPGTPGGGWPASPGSPGLPGQPGQPGTPSGGWPGSPGSAGSPGSPGQPGTPSGSWPGSPSSPGSPGQPGIPGGGWPVAPSSPGSPGQPGSPGSPGSPGQPGTPSGGWPGSPGSTGSPGQTGEHEKPGGGWPGSPGSPGGEIPNPIYPMRPPPRPNQCHSPRGQFPSPKSCANYLNCWDETVVEEKCPNGLLFNENKSYCDYPENVKCGNRPGPTPKPPLPSGSRRCPDLNGRYRSATNCSEFYVCLDGSPIKFNCPLELVYNDDLKKETLFASLCSH; from the coding sequence ATTTGGATAAGCTTTGGGATCGCGTTGATATACAGAAAGTAAGCCCACGTCGGAATCCATTCCAGAGTTCAACGAACGCTGTAGAGATTTCTACACCGACCAATTCAATAAAACCAAGACAGTTCTATCCGGGACTACCATCTCCACCATCTTCGCCGGGATCACCTCAAGGACCTGAATCTTCAGGATTTCCAGGATCTGGAGGAAATCCTGATTCACCTAATCCATCTCCAGGATGGCCTGGATCACCAACTAGTCCAGAAGGATCTGGAACACCTGTCACTCCAGGATCCCCTGGGCTTCCAGGTTCACCAGGATCACCGAATTTTCCCGGATCACCAGGGCAACCGGGATCACCAAACCAAACAGGGCAACCAGAACCACCAAATAAACCAGGTCCACCAGGAACCTCAGGACCTTCCGGAGGCAACTGGCCAGGATCACCCGGATTTCCAGGTCAACCAGAAACACCTGGATCACCAGGAGGTAGTTGGCCAGGTTCACCAAGCTCTCCTGAATCACCTGGCCAACCCGGTACCCCGGACGCGCCAGGAGGCAATTGGTCAGGTGCACCAGGATCACCTGGTCAACCGGATACCCCAGGTTCGCCAGGAGGTAATTGGCCTGGATCATCAGGATCTCCAGGAAAACCGGGTTTGCCAGGATCAATCGGGTCACCAGGCCAGCCTAGTATCACAGGATCACCTGGAGCACCAACACAACCAACACATCCAACACGACCAACACGACCAACGCGACCGACACGACCGACACGGCCAGGACACCCCCACCATCCTGGACATCCCCATCCTCCTGGACAGCCAACAGAACCAGGAGGTGTTTGGCCTGGACAACCAGGAACACCTGGTGGTGGATGGCCAGCATCACCTGGTTCCCCAGGATCGCCAGGACAACCAGGAACACCTAGTGGCGGATGGCCAGGATCTCCTGATTCCCCAGGATCGTCAGGCCGGCCGGGGCAACCAGGAACACCTGGTGGTGGATGGCCAGGTTCTCCTGGTTCCCCAGGATCTCCAGAACAACCAGGCATACCTGGCGGTGGATGGCCAGCATCACCTGGTTCCCCAGGATTACCAGGAGAATCGGGAACACCTAGTGGTGGATGGCCGGGATCACCTGGTTTCCCAGGATCGCCAGGACAGCCAGGAACACCAAGTGGAGGATGGCCAGGATTTCCTGGTGCCCCAGGATCTCCAGGACAGCCGGGACAACCAGGAACATCTAGTGGTGGATGGCCGGGATCAGCTGGTTCCCCAGGATCACCAGGACAACCAGGAACACCTAGTAGTGGAAGGCCAGGATCTCCTGGTTCACCAGGATCTCCAGGACAAACAGGAACACCTAGTAGTGGTTGGCCAGGATCTCCTGGTTCCCCAGGATCTCCAGGACAATCAGGAACACCTGGCGGTGGATGGCCAGCATCATCTGGTTCCCCAGGATCGCCAGGACAACCGGGGCAACCAGGAACACCTAGTGGTGGATGGCCAGGATCTCCTGGTTCCCCAGGGTCGCCAGGACAACCAGGAACACCTAGTAGCGGATGGCCAGGATCTCCTAGTTCCGCAGGATCGCCAGGTCAGCCGGGACAATCAGGAACACCTGGTGGTGGATGGCCAGGTTCTCCTGGTACCCCAGGATCTCCAGGGCAGCCAGGACAACCAGGGACACCTGGCGGTGGATGGCCATCATCACCTGGTTCCCCAGGATCACCAGGAGAACCGGGAAAACCAGGAACACCTAGTGGTGGATGGCCAGGATCTCCTGGTTCCCCAGGTTTGCCAGGACAACCAGGAACACCTAGTGGCGGATGGCCAGGATCAGCTGGTTTCCCAGGATCGCCAGGGCAACCAGGACAACCAGGAACACCTAGTGGCGGATGGCCAGGTTCTCCTGGTTCCCCAGGATCTCCAGGAAAACCAGGAATACCTGGTGGTGGATGGCCAGCATCACCAGGTTCCCCAGGATCGCCAGGGCAACCAGGAAAACCAGGTGGTGGATGGCCAGCATCACCTGGTTCCCCAGGATCGCCAGGACAGCCAGGAACACCTAGTGGTGCATGGCCAGGATCAGCTGGTTTCCCAGAATCTCCAGGGCAACCAGGACAACCAGGAACACCTAGTGGCGGATGGCCAGGTTCTCCTGGTTCCCCAGGATCTCCAGGACAGCCAGGAAAACCAGGAACACCTGGTGGTGGATGGCCAGCATCACCAGGTTCCCCAGGATTGCCAGGGCAACCAGGACAACCAGGGACACCTAGTGGTGGTTGGCCAGGTTCTCCTGGTTCTGCAGGATCTCCAGGATCGCCAGGACAACCAGGAACACCTAGCGGAAGTTGGCCAGGATCACCTAGTTCTCCAGGATCGCCAGGACAACCAGGTATACCAGGTGGTGGATGGCCAGTCGCGCCTAGTTCGCCAGGATCTCCAGGACAGCCAGGCTCTCCTGGTTCTCCGGGATCGCCAGGGCAGCCAGGAACACCTAGTGGCGGATGGCCAGGATCACCTGGTTCAACAGGGTCTCCAGGACAAACAGGAGAACACGAAAAACCTGGTGGTGGATGGCCAGGTTCCCCAGGATCTCCAGGTGGCGAAATTCCAAATCCAATATACCCAATGCGGCCCCCACCTCGACCAAATCAATGCCATTCACCAAGAGGTCAGTTTCCAAGTCCAAAAAGTTGTGCTAATTATCTAAACTGTTGGGACGAAACGGTAGTAGAAGAAAAGTGCCCTAATGGATTGCTCTTCAATGAAAATAAGAGCTACTGCGACTATCCGGAGAACGTCAAGTGTGGTAATCGGCCTGGACCTACACCGA